A genomic stretch from Gavia stellata isolate bGavSte3 chromosome 24, bGavSte3.hap2, whole genome shotgun sequence includes:
- the CDC26 gene encoding anaphase-promoting complex subunit CDC26, which yields MLRRKPTRLELKLDDIEEFESIRKDLESRKKQREDAEVAAAGEEAAAAAAIALGADHKSREQIINDRIGYKPQPKAGGRAAHFGTFEF from the exons ATGCTGCGGCGGAAGCCGACGCGGCTGGAGCTGAAGCTGGACGACATCGAGGAGTTCGAGAGCATCCGGAAGGACCTGGAG AGCCGCAAGAAGCAGCGGGAGGACGCGGAGGTGGCGGCGGCCGgcgaggaggcggcggcggcggcggccatCGCGCTGGGCGCCGACCACAAGAGCCGGGAGCAGATCATCAACGACCGTATCGGCTACAAGCCGCAGCCCAAGGccggcggccgcgccgcccacttCGGCACCTTCGAGTTCtag
- the SLC31A1 gene encoding high affinity copper uptake protein 1 encodes MGPTFLRAFLNISVVKMSHDHHMNSSMLPTMHPPEHQHSTAAPGHGHGSDMMMMAMTFHFSYENVPLLFSGLTINTPGEMAGAFVAVFFLAMFYEGLKIARECLLRKSQVSIRYNSMPVPGPNGTILMETHKTVGQQMLSFPHLLQTVLHIIQVVVSYFLMLIFMTYNGYLCIAVAAGAGTGYFFFSWKKAVVVDITEHCH; translated from the exons ATG gGTCCCACTTTTCTACGTGCCTTTTTGAATATCTCTGTCGTAAAGATGTCTCACGATCACCACATGAACAGCTCCATGTTGCCAACCATGCATCCTCCTGAACATCAGCACTCAACGGCAGCCCCAGGACACGGTCATGGATCTGACATGATGATGATG GCAATGACTTTCCACTTCAGCTATGAGAATGTGCCATTGCTGTTTTCTGGACTTACAATCAATACTCCTGGAG AAATGGCTGGTGCTTTTGTGGCTGTCTTCTTCCTGGCCATGTTTTATGAAGGCCTTAAGATTGCCCGAGAGTGTCTGCTCCGTAAATCCCAAGTCAGCATTCGGTACAACTCCATGCCAGTGCCAGGTCCCAATGGCACTATCTTGATGGAGACGCACAAAACTGTTGG ACAGCAAATGCTGAGCTTCCCTCACCTCCTGCAGACTGTACTGCACATCATTCAAGTTGTGGTCAGTTACTTCCTCATGCTGATCTTCATGACGTACAATGGATACCTCTGCATAGCTGTGGCGGCAGGGGCAGGGACGGgctatttcttcttcagctggaaaaaggCGGTTGTTGTGGATATCACGGAGCACTGCCATTAA